ATGCTTACGACTACAAGAAAGACGGCAAGCTGGATAATGTCACCCGGTATACTCCGTCGGAATATATCATGTCGTGGATTGAATACGAATACGGCAGTAATAATCTCAAGTCGGTAATGAAATATTTCGACCACACCGGTGCTGTTTACAAGCAGGAGTTCTTTCACTATAACTCCGACGGTGAGTTGCGACTGGTAGAACACCAAAATGGTTTGTTGTCGGGAAAACCACAATCAACAGTGACACGTTATTCTTACATGTAAGCGAACGTTTCGCTCCTGATACGGGCGTCAACTTCACAAGAAAAGTCTGAGAAAAGGAACTAAAACGGAAAATCCGGACACAAAAAAAGGGCTTGCCTCAAAGCATCCCTCCTGTTTCCTGTTGTCCTGCCAGGGCTCGAACCTGGACTCTTCTGATCCAGAATCAGACGTGTTGCCAATTACACCACAGGACAATAAAATTGTTGACCCGCCAGGGCTCGAACCTGGACTCTTCTGAACCAAAATCAGACGTGTTGCCAATTACACCACGGGTCAATCATTCAGTGTCCTATCTCTTAGGACGGGTGCAAAATTATAAAGATTTTTCTTTCTGCAAATCTTTTCATTTAAATTTTTGCTCCCGAAAAGCTTATATTTGCTGCAAAGCAAATAGATAACATGTCCGATTTCCATAAAAAAAACGTTGTACTGGGCTGGATTGTATTTGGTTTGTCCGCCACAGTTTACCTTCTCACATTAGAGCCCACCGTTAGTTTTTGGGACTGCGGCGAATTCTTAGCCGCCTCGTACAAACTCCAAATCGGCCATCCGCCGGGAGCACCGCTTTACCTGATGGTGGCACGAATTTTTTCGTTGCTAACCTCCGACCCGGCCAAAGTAGCACACATTGTCAACAGTTTTTCCGGACTCATCAGCGGAGCTACCATTATGTTTCTCTTCTGGACCATCACTCACCTGGCCCGCATGTTGATGCCCAACCCCAAAGAGTTGAAAAACCATGAGCAAATTTTGGTACTGGGTTCAGGTCTCGTTGGTGCACTGGCTTACGCATTCACTGATACGTTCTGGTTCTCTGCCGTCGAAGCTGAGGTATATGCCTTCTCGTCATTCTTTACGGCGGTTGTTTTCTGGGCTATTCTTAAATGGGAAGAACAAGCGGATCAACCACGGGCCAACCGTTGGATTGTTTTAATCGCTTACCTGATGGGGCTTTCGATTGGTGTCCATTTGCTGAACCTGTTAGCAATTCCGGCAATGGTCTTCATCTTCTACTTCAAAAAATATCAAACTTCCCGGAAGGGATTCATCATCACACTGCTCGTGGCAATGGCTATCCTGGGAACCATTATGTGGGGAATTATTCCGGGCGTACCCAAAATTGCCGGCTGGTTTGAACTTGTCGCCGTGAATGGTATGAATCTTCCGTACAACTCCGGTTTATTGATTTTTGTGGCGATTATTATTGCCGCCCTGTTTTACGGTATTTATTATACCTACCGGGAAAAGAAATACCTGGGCAACACCATCCTGCTGAGCGTCCTGATGCTCATCATCGGTTACTCGTCGTACTCCCTCATCATCATCCGCTCGGGTGCCAATCCGCCCATGGACGAAAATAATCCCGACAATGTGTTCTCACTGGAAAGTTACCTGAACCGTACACAATACGGCGAACGCCCGTTGGTTTATGGCCGCTACTACGATGCACCGGTTGTAGGTCAAAAAAAGGGAAACACGGTTGTTGTTCAGGACAACGGAAAATACAAAAAGGAAATCCCCTTCCCCGCTTACGAATATGATAGTCGGTTTAAGACTTTGTTCCCACGGATGTACAGCAATATGCCCCAGCATGTGCAGGCATACAAAAGTTGGGGCGGAACCAACGGAACTTCTCTGCCTGTAGATGATGGTAGCGGGCAGACACAGATGCGTAAAAAGCCTTCGTTTGGTGACAACCTGCGGTTCTTTTTCAGTTACCAGACCGGGTTTATGTATTTCCGGTATTTCATGTGGAATTTCGCAGGGCGACAAAACGATATTCAAGGTTACGGAGGAGTTGTCCACGGAAACTGGATTAGTGGTATTAACTTCCTCGATGATATGCGCCTAGGGCCGCAGGAAGACCTGCCTTCGGATTTAAAAAATAACAAGGCCCGAAACCGGTATTACTTCCTGCCGCTTATACTTGGGTTACTCGGTTTTGTCTTCCAGTATTCACGCGGCAAGCGTGGCCGGCAGGATTGGTGGGTTGTTTTTCTGCTGTTCATCTTTACCGGGCTAGCGATTGTGGTCTACCTTAACCAGACACCTTTCCAGCCGCGTGAGCGGGACTACGCCTATGTGGGCTCGTTCTATGCGTTTGCGATTTGGATTGGAATGGGCGTGCTGGGCTTGTATGAGTTGCTGGCCAAACGTATCCGGATGAAAAAAGCATTGCCGTGGTTGGTGACTGCTGTAGCGATGGTCGTACCGGTGATTCTGATTGCACAGAATTACAATGACCACGATCGGTCGGACCGGTACATGGCCCGCGATTATGCCCGCGACTACCTGGAATCGTGCGCTCCTAACGCTATCCTGTTTACATACGGCGATAACGATACATTCCCGCTGTGGTATGTGCAGGAAGTAGAGGGCATCCGTACAGACGTGCGCATTTGCAACCTCAGTTTACTGGGAATGGACTGGTACATCACGCAAATGAAATCGAGGAACTATAAGTCCGCGCCACTGCCTGTAAAACTGAAGGAGGATACTTATCGCATGGGCAAACGGGATTACATTCCGGTCATCCCGAAATTCAGAAAACCCATTCCGCTGAAAGACGCTGTTGATATTGTTGCCAGCGATGATCCCCGTTCTAAAGTTGAAATGCAGAGTGGCGATAAAATCGATTTCCTTCCGGCGACAACACTTTATATGCCCATTAATAAACAACAGGTGTTGAAAAACGGAACCGTAGCTCCGGAAGATGCTTCCGATATTGCGGATACGGTTACCTTTCATATCGGGGCCAACAGCTTATCGAAAAGTGATTTTGCCATACTCGACATGATTGCCAACAACAACTGGAACCGGCCCGTTTATTTCGATCTTAGCGCAATACAGTCGTTGCACCTGGGCTTTAAGGACTATTTACAGCTGGAAGGTTTGGCCTACCGGTTGGTACCTATTAAAACGCCGTCAAACGGAATGTCGCTTGGGCGTGTCAACAGCCGCATTTTGTATCACAACGTGATGGACAAATTTACCTGGGGCAACATCAGTGATACAACAATCTGGGTGGATGACAACAACGTGAAAGAAGTGAGAATCATCGATGCCAAACCCACCTTCACGCGGTTAGCGCAAGCATTGCTGGACGAAGGGAGACGGGATTCGGCACTTCATGTTCTGGACCGTTGTGTGGCTACATTCCCCAACCGGAATATCCCGTATGACTACGAAGATTTTGATATTGCCGCAACGTATTACGAAGCCAATGCTCCGGAAAAAGCGAATGCCATCATCCGGAAACTGGCCGACCTGACCATCGAGCGGCTGGACTATTACGTCAAGTTGCCCACTTACCTTTCCGACGGACTCGACCGGGAAAGACAGCGGCAAATGGCGATCCTCTCTAACTGTGTGCATATTGCCAAGCAATACAAACAGGACGATTTGAGCAAAGAACTCGATGACCGGTTGAGCAAACTGATCAACCGTTACAGTCTTTCCGCAAAATGAAAAAACCTTTTCCCGGTAGGCAGTATGAGCTGTTTCCCGGGAAAAGGTTCTTTCTTAATTCTTTCAGTAAAACTTACTCCGATTTTTGCCGCCAGTAGTCCGATTTTGACTTGCTGTCTAACCGTGCGTAAATATTGGCCAGGTAAGCCGCGTATCGTTTCGAGGGATGAGCCACATAGAGCTTCTTAAATAAATCGCGGGCCGTACGATAATCTGCCGAAATTCCCTTCAGCGCCTTCAGTAATTTGCTGTACTGACTACGGGTGTGATTCTTTTCGTAAGCAGCCATCTGATTTTTATACCGCTTTTCTACCGAACTGTATAACAACCGGGCTTTCCGGAAAAGAGCATCTTCATTCGTAGGATCCAATTTCAGCAACATCTCCTGTGCCTTATTCAATTCCGGTTCTCGGTTCAACGACTGACAAACCTCGAAGTACATTTCCACGTAGTCCTTGTTGTTTTTCACGTCGCTTTCGATATAAGGCCATTCTTTAATAGCCTGCTCGTAGTTTTCACTTTCTACAAGCGCTTCGAAATAACGTTCCCGTGCCTTCAATGCCTCTGTACCTTTCACATCAAATGAAAAATAATAGCCCAGTGCATCGAGCTCTTTCGACAGGTTATCGATTTTATGGTAATGGTGTGCCAGGTACAACCACATTTCCGGAGAACTCTGCCCTTTCAATCTCGCTTTATCATACCATTGAAAAGCCAGTTCATCATTACCGGCCTTAGCAGCAGATTTGGCTGCTTTCAAATAATTATCCGCTGTGAAAACAGATCCAACTTTTCCATAGTTGGCAATAATTTGCTGCCAGGCAGCGGTTGCTTTGGCATATTCACCCTTGTTGTAATACGATTCGGCGTTATTGGTTAACGCAGTGAAGTTTTTTGAAACGGAACAAGACGCCATCAAAAGGGCAACAAGTCCGATAAGAATATATCCCTTCAATCTCACATCTACAGTTTTAGAAATTAAAAGCATCAAAGGTAAGTCATTTTGTTTCACCAACCCAAACAAGCATTCCAAAAACGATTTTCTTAAAAATTGTAAATATTTGATACATATCCGGCTGCAACTTTTATTTTTGTTAAATTAGATTAATCAAAAAAAAAGCATTGTACCAGATAAATTAAGCATTACGTTTCGAGTTGTCCTGTGAAGGAAGGTTTTATATCTTCGCACTTCCAGTGAAGAACAAGACAGTTAGCGAATCAACGTGACAAACATGAAAAAATACAATCTTTACAACAACATTACCGGTTGGCTGGTATTCATCGTGGCCGCCACGACTTACCTGTTGACGATGGAGCCCACTGCAAGTTATTGGGACTGTCCTGAATTTATAACAACGGCCTACCGGATGGAAATCGGACACCCACCGGGTGCGCCATTTTTTATGCTCATCCAGCGTTTCTTTTCGCTTTTTGCCAGCTCTCCTTCCCATGTAGCCATCATGATGAATTCATGGTCGGCTATCGCCAGTGGATTGACGATTCTATTCCTCTTTTGGACTATTTCGCACCTGGCACGTAAAATTGTACTGAAGAATGGTGAAGAACCGACGACTGCGCAACTGATTGCTATTCTGGGAGCCAGTACCGTCGGTGCTTTAGCTTATACATTTTCCGATACCTTCTGGTTTTCGGCCGTGGAAGCCGAGGTTTATGCAACCTCCTCGTTGTTTACCGCGCTCGTTTTCTGGGCTATATTAAAATGGGAAAACGAAGCTGATTCGCCGGGCTCCAAGCGTTGGTTAATATTTATTGCCTATATGATCGGCTTGTCCATCGGCGTTCACTTGCTGAACCTGCTGGCCATTCCAGCCATTGTATTTGTATACTACTTCCGAAAATACAAAGTCACCAAGCCGGGTCTGGCTATAGCGCTTGTTACTGCCATCGTTCTTTTGGCATTTATCATGTACGGCGTTATTCCGGGAGTTGTGAAAGTGGCTTCGTGGTTTGAATTGCTTTTTGTTAATTCATTCGGAGCACCCTACAACACAGGTGTTGTCATCTATGCCGCCTTGCTAATTACTGCGGTTATCTGGGGATTACGGTATACCATCAAAAAGAAGAAGATTTTGGCCAACACCATTTTGCTGGCCTTTACCGTTATTGTCATCGGGTACTCTTCTTATGCCATTGTGGTGATTCGTTCGTCGGCCAACCCGCCCATGGACCAGAACAACCCGGACAACGTTTTCGGTTTGCTGGCTTACCTGAATCGCGAACAATACGGCGACCGGCCTCTGCTTTACGGTCAGTACTACGATGCACCGCTTGATAGCCAGGATCCATACACACAGGGCAAACCCGATTATGTAGAAGATCACGGTAAATACATCATATCGAATTATAAACAGCATCCGAACTTTGACAGTCGTTTTGAGACTTTCTTCCCCCGGATGTACAGTTCCGATCCGCAGCATATATCCGATTACAAATCGTGGGTACACATAACAGGGACCAAAATCCGAACGACGGACCGAAACGGGAACCCGAAGGTTCTGGTCAAACCGTCATTCGCCGATAACCTCGCCTTCTTCTTCCGATACCAGGTAGGCTGGATGTATTGGCGATATTTTATGTGGAATTTCTCAGGAAGACAAAACGATATTCAGGGGCACGGCGATATTCTTCGTGGTAACTGGATTACCGGAATTAAATTCCTCGATGCAGCACGTCTGGGGAATCAGAATAATATTCCGAAAGTTTATGCCAATAACAAAGGTCGGAATACCTACTTCATGTTGCCGTTGCTTCTCGGGTTACTTGGAATTTTCTTCCAGCTAAATTCCGGGAAGCGAGGAAAGCGCGACTTCTGGGTGGTCTTCCTGCTCTTTTTCATGACAGGTATAGCCATTGTTCTCTACCTGAACCAGACGCCACACCAACCGCGTGAGCGGGATTATGCTTACGCTGGTTCGTTCTATGCGTTTGCCATCTGGATAGGATTAGGAGTACTGGCGCTTATCGACATATTGAAGAAAGTGACGCCGCCGGTATTAGGTTCTATTCTGGCTACAGTTATCAGTCTCTTTGCAGTGCCTGTATTAATGGCCAGTCAGAACTGGGACGACCATGACCGCTCGAACCGATACACAGCGCGGGACTTCGGCGCCGATTACCTGGAGTCATGTGCTCCGAATGCCATTCTCTTCACCAACGGTGATAACGACACCTTCCCGTTGTGGTACGCCCAGGAGGTAGAGGGTATTCGTACCGATGTGCGTGTATGTAACCTGAGTTATCTACAGACCGACTGGTATATTGATCAAATGCGACAGAAGGCTTACAAGTCCGAGCCGCTGCCAATCAACTTTACGCACGACCAATATTTGGAGGGAACAAGAGATCTGATTTATGTAATCAATCAATTGAAACGTCCGGTCAACCTGAAAGAGGCTATCGATTTTGTGCGCTCGGACGACCCACGGACCAAACTGCGGCAAGCGGATAATTCGTCATATATTCCTACAAATGAATTATTCTATCCGGTTGATTCAGCCGAGGTGATGAAAAACCATGTGATTACGCCTGAGCAAGCCAGGCACATGGTGAAACAACTCAATATTAAACTGAAAGGTCATTACATCACGAAAGATGAATTGATGATCCTGGACATGATTGCTAACAACAACTGGAAGCGACCAATGTACTTCGCCATCACGGTAGGAAGTGACAAGTATCTCAACCTGCAGAACCATTTTATGTCAGAAGGATTCGCTTACCGCGTTGTTCCAATGGATTTCAAATCGGCAAACGGACAAATTGGTGGTGTGGACGCTGATACCATGTATAACAACATGATGCACAAGTTCAAGTGGGGCAACATGAACGACCCGAATGTTTACCTCGACGAGAACAATACCCGCATGGCCATGAATGTGCGTAACAACTTTGTCCGCCTGGCTGATGCGCTGATAGCCAAAGGCAGAAAAGATTCAGCCATCACCGTGCTCAACAAATGCGAAGAGATTGTCCCCAACAGCAAAGTTGAATACAACTACTTTAACTTGCTGATGGCTGAAGACTATTTCAAAGCCGGAGCCAACGATAACGCGAAAAACGTACTGAACATCATGCTCAGCAACTACGACGATGAATTGAATTATTTCTTCTCGCTGCAGCCAAAATTCCAGAAAACCATCCAGGATGATATTCAACGACCACTGTTTATTATCCGGGAAATGGCCAAAACGGCTGATAAGTACGGAGAGAAAGATCTGGCCAAAACACTGAGTGATAAATTCACTACTTATGTTCAGATCTATTCATCAACTAACTGATAAATAACGGCTACAGGTAAAGTAATTTATGCTAAATTTGTTTTTACGGCATAAATTATTTTACCTTTGCGCCGTATTGAGGTGTTGCGACGCATTACCTTTAATCCAACAAAATGAGACTGAAACCTCAGGTACACTTACCTCGACATATTACAAAATGGTTTCCGGCCGCCATCTGGCGTATTCCGGAAGAGGACAAAAAAGTTGTTTATCTGACCTTTGACGACGGCCCGATTCCCGGTGTTACTCCATGGGTTTTGAAACTCCTGAAGGAAAATGATATCAAGGCTACCTTCTTCTGTGTTGGAGAAAATGTGTTCCGTTATCCCGAAATTTTCGAACAAATAGTAGAAGACGGTCATGCCGTTGGAAATCACACCTATCATCACATTCAGGGATTGAAAAGCGAGAATGTCTCCTATTTCAAAGACATCGAACAGGCCAATCACCTCATCGGCTCGAATCTTTTCCGCCCACCGCACGGCTGGCTAAAACGCTCGCAATACCACTTCATCTCGCAGAAATACAGAATCATCATGTGGGATGTGATTTCGTGTGATTATAACCGGAATATCCCCAAAGAAGAGGTTCTGAACAATGTGCTGAAGTATTCGCGTCCCGGAAGTATCATCACGTTCCACGATTCACTGAAAGCTGAAGGCCATCTGCGTTATGCCTTGCCCAAAGCAATTGCTGAATTGAAAGCACGTGGATACGAATTCCGCAAGATTGAATTCCCGAAAGAACGCCGTCTGTTCAACCCGGTTCATCGCCAGCGTTTGCAGAAATTGCGGCAAACCATTCGCCAGGTACGGCGCTGGGCATAATCCCCTTTTTCCACAATCTGCATACATATTATTTTATCAACGTCTTCGCATGACTGACGCAGGATAACTGTGCCCCACACCGTCGATTTGTTTCGCTACCGTGCAATAATTGAGTATATTTGCCGACAACTGAAAGAGCACAATCATCCTGAACAAAAAAGAACCAATCACATGAAGATTTTACTCGTTGGCTCCGGAGGCCGGGAGCACGCCCTTGCCTGGAAAATCAAACAAAGCCCAAAAGTTGACCAGCTGTTTATTGCCCCGGGAAATGCCGGAACTGCTGAAACCGGAACCAATCTGAATATTGACGTAAGCGATTTCGACAGTCTGCGCGATGCCGTTACCGAACACAACATCGACATGGTGGTGGTCGGTCCGGAAGTTCCGCTGGTGGAAGGCATTGTTGACTTTTTCGCTGCCGACGAACAGGTAAAGAATATTCCGGTGATTGGTCCCGATAAGGAAGGCGCCCGACTGGAAGGCAGTAAGGATTTTGCCAAAGACTTTATGGTCCGTCATGCTATTCCTACAGCCAAATATCTTTCGGTTACCACCGAAAACATGGAAGAAGGCATCGGGTTCCTGAAGACGATGAAAGCTCCTTTCGTGTTAAAAGCCGATGGCCTTGCGGCCGGAAAAGGTGTGCTGATTATCGATTCGCTGGAAGAAGCAGAAGCCTCATTGCGGGAAATGCTGGGAGGTAAATTCGGCGAAGCCAGTGCACGCGTGGTGATTGAGGAGTTTCTGAAAGGTGTGGAATGTTCGGTATTTGTGCTCACCGATGGCAAAGGCTATAAAA
This Prolixibacter sp. NT017 DNA region includes the following protein-coding sequences:
- a CDS encoding polysaccharide deacetylase family protein, with amino-acid sequence MRLKPQVHLPRHITKWFPAAIWRIPEEDKKVVYLTFDDGPIPGVTPWVLKLLKENDIKATFFCVGENVFRYPEIFEQIVEDGHAVGNHTYHHIQGLKSENVSYFKDIEQANHLIGSNLFRPPHGWLKRSQYHFISQKYRIIMWDVISCDYNRNIPKEEVLNNVLKYSRPGSIITFHDSLKAEGHLRYALPKAIAELKARGYEFRKIEFPKERRLFNPVHRQRLQKLRQTIRQVRRWA
- a CDS encoding DUF2723 domain-containing protein, with the translated sequence MSDFHKKNVVLGWIVFGLSATVYLLTLEPTVSFWDCGEFLAASYKLQIGHPPGAPLYLMVARIFSLLTSDPAKVAHIVNSFSGLISGATIMFLFWTITHLARMLMPNPKELKNHEQILVLGSGLVGALAYAFTDTFWFSAVEAEVYAFSSFFTAVVFWAILKWEEQADQPRANRWIVLIAYLMGLSIGVHLLNLLAIPAMVFIFYFKKYQTSRKGFIITLLVAMAILGTIMWGIIPGVPKIAGWFELVAVNGMNLPYNSGLLIFVAIIIAALFYGIYYTYREKKYLGNTILLSVLMLIIGYSSYSLIIIRSGANPPMDENNPDNVFSLESYLNRTQYGERPLVYGRYYDAPVVGQKKGNTVVVQDNGKYKKEIPFPAYEYDSRFKTLFPRMYSNMPQHVQAYKSWGGTNGTSLPVDDGSGQTQMRKKPSFGDNLRFFFSYQTGFMYFRYFMWNFAGRQNDIQGYGGVVHGNWISGINFLDDMRLGPQEDLPSDLKNNKARNRYYFLPLILGLLGFVFQYSRGKRGRQDWWVVFLLFIFTGLAIVVYLNQTPFQPRERDYAYVGSFYAFAIWIGMGVLGLYELLAKRIRMKKALPWLVTAVAMVVPVILIAQNYNDHDRSDRYMARDYARDYLESCAPNAILFTYGDNDTFPLWYVQEVEGIRTDVRICNLSLLGMDWYITQMKSRNYKSAPLPVKLKEDTYRMGKRDYIPVIPKFRKPIPLKDAVDIVASDDPRSKVEMQSGDKIDFLPATTLYMPINKQQVLKNGTVAPEDASDIADTVTFHIGANSLSKSDFAILDMIANNNWNRPVYFDLSAIQSLHLGFKDYLQLEGLAYRLVPIKTPSNGMSLGRVNSRILYHNVMDKFTWGNISDTTIWVDDNNVKEVRIIDAKPTFTRLAQALLDEGRRDSALHVLDRCVATFPNRNIPYDYEDFDIAATYYEANAPEKANAIIRKLADLTIERLDYYVKLPTYLSDGLDRERQRQMAILSNCVHIAKQYKQDDLSKELDDRLSKLINRYSLSAK
- a CDS encoding DUF2723 domain-containing protein; translated protein: MKKYNLYNNITGWLVFIVAATTYLLTMEPTASYWDCPEFITTAYRMEIGHPPGAPFFMLIQRFFSLFASSPSHVAIMMNSWSAIASGLTILFLFWTISHLARKIVLKNGEEPTTAQLIAILGASTVGALAYTFSDTFWFSAVEAEVYATSSLFTALVFWAILKWENEADSPGSKRWLIFIAYMIGLSIGVHLLNLLAIPAIVFVYYFRKYKVTKPGLAIALVTAIVLLAFIMYGVIPGVVKVASWFELLFVNSFGAPYNTGVVIYAALLITAVIWGLRYTIKKKKILANTILLAFTVIVIGYSSYAIVVIRSSANPPMDQNNPDNVFGLLAYLNREQYGDRPLLYGQYYDAPLDSQDPYTQGKPDYVEDHGKYIISNYKQHPNFDSRFETFFPRMYSSDPQHISDYKSWVHITGTKIRTTDRNGNPKVLVKPSFADNLAFFFRYQVGWMYWRYFMWNFSGRQNDIQGHGDILRGNWITGIKFLDAARLGNQNNIPKVYANNKGRNTYFMLPLLLGLLGIFFQLNSGKRGKRDFWVVFLLFFMTGIAIVLYLNQTPHQPRERDYAYAGSFYAFAIWIGLGVLALIDILKKVTPPVLGSILATVISLFAVPVLMASQNWDDHDRSNRYTARDFGADYLESCAPNAILFTNGDNDTFPLWYAQEVEGIRTDVRVCNLSYLQTDWYIDQMRQKAYKSEPLPINFTHDQYLEGTRDLIYVINQLKRPVNLKEAIDFVRSDDPRTKLRQADNSSYIPTNELFYPVDSAEVMKNHVITPEQARHMVKQLNIKLKGHYITKDELMILDMIANNNWKRPMYFAITVGSDKYLNLQNHFMSEGFAYRVVPMDFKSANGQIGGVDADTMYNNMMHKFKWGNMNDPNVYLDENNTRMAMNVRNNFVRLADALIAKGRKDSAITVLNKCEEIVPNSKVEYNYFNLLMAEDYFKAGANDNAKNVLNIMLSNYDDELNYFFSLQPKFQKTIQDDIQRPLFIIREMAKTADKYGEKDLAKTLSDKFTTYVQIYSSTN